The bacterium genome includes a region encoding these proteins:
- a CDS encoding pilus assembly protein TadG-related protein: MSATGRLRSHPARPRGRCDAGEHGGVLLLVATLLPVLLSFTGAAVDVRNGYVVRSMLQHSLDDGVLSAQRWSAQTDDTSGAAPGGIEQGAIAEALVVARQELASEGLSRATVTTAMPSGGRLTMTAETPVPTFFLGALGIRSWTVVARADIALWSGRTIAPTAGAPIGSEVNGPAPAFFTGWGAGSAGALPPARSAGGDRGTAPGTASTPAGPSTQSDASAGIGAVDAPAACNCDAIVAGDAASAAAALDRMGVTPADPGPYAGDFTAGLGLGEMQSQQQADAGASAASDGNPGDGGGDSSGAGSDDGSGDGGAW, translated from the coding sequence ATGAGCGCGACCGGGCGCTTGCGATCGCATCCGGCGCGGCCGCGCGGGCGTTGTGATGCAGGCGAGCACGGCGGTGTGCTGCTTCTCGTGGCGACGCTGTTGCCGGTGCTGTTGAGTTTCACCGGCGCCGCGGTGGACGTGCGCAACGGGTACGTCGTACGGTCCATGCTGCAGCACTCGCTCGACGATGGTGTCCTCTCGGCGCAGCGATGGAGCGCACAGACGGACGATACCTCGGGTGCTGCCCCCGGCGGAATTGAGCAGGGTGCCATTGCCGAAGCACTCGTGGTCGCACGCCAAGAGCTCGCCTCCGAGGGGCTCTCGCGAGCCACCGTCACGACCGCCATGCCGTCCGGCGGTCGGCTCACGATGACCGCGGAGACACCGGTGCCGACCTTCTTTCTCGGAGCCCTGGGCATTCGCTCGTGGACGGTCGTGGCCCGTGCAGACATCGCGCTGTGGAGCGGGCGGACCATCGCGCCCACCGCCGGCGCGCCGATCGGGTCAGAGGTGAACGGCCCCGCGCCCGCGTTCTTCACCGGCTGGGGCGCGGGCTCCGCGGGTGCCCTTCCGCCTGCGCGGTCCGCTGGCGGCGACCGCGGCACCGCGCCTGGGACGGCATCGACCCCAGCGGGTCCCTCCACGCAGTCGGACGCGAGCGCCGGCATCGGGGCGGTCGACGCCCCCGCCGCATGCAACTGCGACGCGATCGTGGCCGGTGATGCGGCCTCGGCGGCGGCCGCACTCGACCGCATGGGCGTCACGCCGGCCGACCCTGGGCCGTACGCTGGCGACTTCACGGCGGGGCTGGGACTGGGGGAGATGCAATCGCAACAGCAGGCGGACGCAGGAGCATCCGCCGCGTCGGACGGCAATCCGGGTGACGGTGGGGGAGATTCCTCTGGCGCGGGTTCGGACGACGGCTCGGGCGACGGCGGAGCGTGGTGA
- a CDS encoding DUF4446 family protein, producing MPNAFEAHPEEILIVLAAVCGILIVLVIGHLLRRRRPSTPRILPPMDESMRGELVEVRRRLETLEHSVAQITNHLPKAIQGVGVVRYNPFPDMGGNMSFSLALLDGQANGVVVSVLNNRDSARVYGKPIEAGRSNHPLSSEELEALAAARGPRQEGVR from the coding sequence GTGCCGAACGCCTTCGAGGCGCACCCGGAAGAGATTCTCATCGTTCTCGCCGCGGTCTGCGGAATCCTCATCGTGCTTGTCATCGGGCACCTGCTCCGCCGCCGGCGACCCAGCACGCCCCGGATACTCCCCCCGATGGACGAAAGCATGCGCGGTGAACTGGTGGAGGTCCGGCGCCGTCTCGAGACGCTCGAGCACAGCGTGGCGCAGATCACGAACCATCTGCCGAAGGCGATTCAGGGTGTCGGCGTGGTCCGCTACAATCCGTTTCCCGACATGGGCGGCAATATGAGCTTCAGCCTCGCGCTGCTCGACGGTCAGGCGAACGGGGTGGTGGTGAGCGTGCTCAACAATCGGGACAGCGCCCGCGTGTACGGCAAGCCGATCGAGGCCGGTCGGTCGAATCACCCGCTCTCGTCCGAGGAGTTGGAGGCACTTGCCGCCGCGCGCGGACCACGCCAAGAGGGTGTGCGATGA
- a CDS encoding DUF192 domain-containing protein has product MRHRLHAAGSRPVGPRRAAVAHRESGRTLAGRCDVASTCWSRVRGWIGRRAAAGDALWLVPCAWVHTVGMRCTIDVVFCARDGTVVRVVTDVRPGRVVRAAGAAVTCELPAGGAAGVRPGDHLHLVHGAISGSPGWCRTDRSPEKRGGREAV; this is encoded by the coding sequence ATGCGCCACCGGCTTCACGCGGCCGGATCACGGCCGGTCGGCCCGCGACGCGCTGCGGTCGCGCATCGAGAGTCCGGTCGAACGCTCGCCGGCCGGTGTGACGTGGCGAGCACCTGCTGGAGTCGGGTCCGCGGATGGATCGGCCGGCGCGCCGCCGCGGGCGATGCGCTCTGGCTTGTTCCGTGCGCGTGGGTGCACACCGTCGGCATGCGATGCACGATCGACGTGGTGTTCTGTGCGCGCGACGGGACCGTCGTGCGGGTGGTCACCGACGTGCGGCCGGGTCGAGTGGTGCGGGCCGCCGGCGCGGCCGTGACGTGTGAGCTGCCGGCGGGCGGCGCCGCCGGAGTGCGCCCGGGTGATCATTTGCATCTCGTTCACGGAGCGATCTCGGGGTCTCCCGGTTGGTGTCGCACCGATCGCTCGCCGGAGAAAAGGGGTGGGCGCGAGGCAGTTTGA
- a CDS encoding CapA family protein, which produces MPKRIAVTATGDSLITRRMPVYDDPPFADMLRLIQSADARFTNMEMVLSGYRGTPVVESGGMNLSATPDVARDLMRMGFNLTAFANNHTLNYGEEGCLRTVEALRQMDFVCAGAGRNLAEARMPAFLETPRGRIGLVACASTFAPGQRGGAQRPDAPGRPGLNPQRFDTLYVVDQAHMDAIQRIAERTGVERQRQWRIWMGFGHPPKREGEFSFADRSFIVGEEFGVRTEPHEGDLLGNTRSVQAATEVSDLTLVSIHAHEEGTERWLPAQFITTFARACVDAGADMVLGHGPHLLRGLELYKGKPIFYSLGNFIFQHEYLERIPADDYETLRVDPSRSAPELFRELSKDGSQSFAADRRYWEAVLPLCVFEDRVLRQIRLHPVSLGFGMRWPDRGTPRLASAALAGEILDRFAALSHAFGTEITVDGQVGDVRIA; this is translated from the coding sequence ATGCCCAAGCGGATAGCGGTGACGGCCACCGGCGATTCACTCATCACGCGGCGGATGCCGGTCTACGACGATCCGCCGTTTGCCGATATGCTCCGTCTCATCCAATCCGCCGATGCGAGATTCACCAACATGGAGATGGTCTTGAGCGGGTATCGGGGAACGCCGGTCGTCGAGAGCGGGGGAATGAACCTGTCCGCGACGCCCGACGTGGCCCGGGACCTGATGCGCATGGGGTTCAACCTGACTGCGTTCGCCAACAACCACACGCTCAACTACGGCGAGGAGGGGTGCCTGCGGACCGTCGAGGCGCTGCGGCAGATGGACTTCGTCTGCGCCGGCGCCGGGCGGAACCTGGCGGAGGCGAGGATGCCCGCGTTCCTCGAGACGCCGAGGGGTCGGATCGGGCTGGTCGCCTGCGCATCCACCTTTGCGCCTGGACAGCGCGGCGGGGCGCAGCGCCCGGACGCTCCGGGCCGCCCCGGGCTCAACCCGCAGCGCTTCGATACCCTGTACGTCGTCGATCAGGCGCACATGGACGCCATCCAGCGCATCGCCGAGCGGACGGGAGTCGAGCGGCAGCGACAATGGCGCATCTGGATGGGGTTTGGACACCCGCCGAAGCGCGAGGGCGAGTTCTCGTTCGCGGACCGCTCGTTCATCGTGGGCGAGGAATTTGGCGTGCGCACGGAGCCGCACGAGGGCGATCTCCTCGGCAACACGCGCTCGGTACAGGCGGCGACCGAGGTCTCGGATTTGACACTGGTCAGCATCCACGCGCACGAGGAGGGGACCGAACGCTGGCTGCCGGCGCAGTTCATCACGACGTTTGCCCGCGCCTGCGTCGACGCCGGGGCTGACATGGTGCTCGGTCACGGTCCGCACCTGCTACGCGGGCTGGAGCTCTATAAAGGAAAGCCGATCTTCTATTCCCTCGGCAACTTCATCTTCCAGCACGAATACCTCGAGCGGATCCCCGCCGACGACTACGAGACGCTCCGGGTGGATCCGAGTCGGTCCGCGCCGGAGCTGTTCCGCGAGTTGTCCAAGGACGGCTCGCAGAGTTTCGCCGCGGACCGCCGGTACTGGGAAGCCGTGCTCCCCCTGTGCGTGTTCGAGGACCGCGTGCTGCGGCAGATTCGTCTCCATCCGGTGTCCCTCGGCTTTGGCATGCGCTGGCCGGACCGCGGCACCCCGCGGTTGGCCTCCGCAGCGCTCGCCGGGGAGATCCTGGATCGGTTCGCGGCGCTCTCGCACGCCTTCGGGACCGAGATCACGGTCGACGGGCAGGTAGGCGATGTGCGCATTGCGTGA
- a CDS encoding phosphoribosyltransferase family protein → MRFRDRRDAGDQLASALAELRICGSGVVVAIPRGGVIVADEIARRCGWPLDFTVPRKLRAPGNPELAFGAVAGDGTVYLDARLARALRVDDAYLRGEIAAQIAEIARQEERYRGGRAPFDARGRTAILVDDGLATGATAIAAVRVLRHGLAQEVVVAVPVGPPDALRRIEQEADRVICVLHPTEFTAVGGFYEDFTQTTDDEVTACLARAWERKVL, encoded by the coding sequence ATGCGATTTCGAGATCGGCGTGACGCCGGCGACCAGCTCGCCTCCGCGTTAGCGGAGCTCCGGATCTGCGGTTCGGGCGTCGTCGTCGCGATCCCGCGGGGCGGCGTGATTGTGGCCGATGAAATCGCCCGGCGGTGCGGGTGGCCGCTGGACTTCACCGTCCCGCGCAAGCTCCGGGCGCCCGGGAACCCCGAGCTGGCGTTCGGCGCTGTGGCGGGCGACGGCACGGTGTACCTGGACGCGAGGCTCGCACGCGCGCTGCGGGTGGACGACGCCTACCTGCGAGGGGAGATCGCGGCGCAGATCGCGGAGATCGCGCGCCAGGAGGAGCGTTACCGCGGCGGCCGGGCACCGTTCGACGCGCGAGGGCGGACGGCGATACTCGTGGACGACGGCCTCGCGACCGGCGCGACCGCGATCGCGGCCGTGCGCGTGTTGCGCCACGGGCTCGCGCAAGAAGTGGTCGTCGCGGTTCCGGTCGGGCCCCCGGATGCGCTGCGCCGGATCGAGCAGGAAGCCGACCGCGTGATCTGCGTGCTGCACCCGACCGAGTTTACCGCGGTCGGCGGGTTCTACGAAGACTTCACCCAGACCACCGACGACGAGGTGACCGCCTGCCTCGCGCGCGCCTGGGAGCGGAAGGTGCTGTAG
- a CDS encoding RcpC/CpaB family pilus assembly protein: MATGTNGRVMALGPLALQFLARRRRWLRSTAVAVLLLVIASAVAHVHRRPLTRTAAVPTFVARRLLRPGHVLRASDLRAVPQSFGTAESGARPAQVTDLVRHVVVREIARGEAVTGRDVVPALRYYGIGARVPPGMRALTLVVPPAATFGGELVPGSRVDLIGAFDPERGEGFVTPLTTGIVLRVAAARDHAAPGPERLAVAVPVGQGSASVDVEIAVPRDREREIVLAQAFGRIFVAAHPAPADAPGEAVPGTLRLFPYLGASRGGTSGPPVPTFVGTAPARGAAVRHRGPAAASATAPPRPQGVSAPVWVVDVIEGDVRIGEPVPRAGDGGRPAGGVPAWDGGAP, encoded by the coding sequence GTGGCGACCGGAACTAACGGACGGGTCATGGCCCTCGGGCCGCTCGCGCTCCAGTTCCTCGCCCGGCGTCGGCGGTGGCTTCGCTCGACCGCCGTGGCGGTGCTGTTGCTGGTGATCGCGTCTGCGGTCGCGCACGTTCACCGGCGCCCTCTCACGCGGACCGCCGCGGTGCCCACGTTCGTGGCGCGGCGTCTTCTTCGACCCGGGCACGTGCTCAGGGCGAGCGATCTCCGCGCCGTTCCCCAGTCGTTCGGAACCGCCGAGTCGGGCGCCCGACCCGCGCAAGTGACGGATCTGGTCAGGCACGTGGTCGTCCGCGAGATCGCCCGCGGAGAAGCGGTCACAGGCCGCGACGTGGTCCCCGCGCTCCGCTACTACGGCATCGGGGCGCGCGTGCCGCCCGGCATGCGCGCGCTGACCCTCGTCGTGCCCCCGGCGGCGACGTTCGGCGGCGAACTCGTCCCCGGCAGTCGCGTCGACCTGATCGGTGCCTTCGATCCGGAGCGGGGGGAGGGCTTCGTGACGCCGCTGACCACGGGCATCGTGCTGCGGGTCGCCGCCGCCCGGGACCATGCCGCGCCTGGGCCCGAGCGCCTCGCCGTCGCGGTACCGGTCGGACAGGGGAGCGCATCGGTGGACGTCGAGATCGCCGTGCCCCGCGATCGCGAGCGAGAGATTGTGCTCGCGCAGGCGTTCGGACGCATCTTTGTCGCCGCGCACCCGGCGCCGGCCGACGCCCCGGGCGAAGCCGTTCCCGGGACGCTGCGCCTGTTTCCGTACCTCGGCGCGTCGCGCGGCGGTACCAGCGGGCCGCCGGTGCCCACCTTCGTCGGGACGGCGCCGGCCCGCGGCGCCGCGGTTCGCCACCGCGGGCCGGCGGCAGCTTCTGCCACAGCGCCGCCGCGCCCGCAGGGGGTGAGCGCGCCCGTCTGGGTCGTGGATGTGATCGAAGGTGACGTGCGCATCGGCGAACCCGTACCCCGTGCGGGCGATGGGGGGCGCCCCGCGGGAGGCGTCCCCGCGTGGGACGGAGGTGCGCCATGA
- a CDS encoding pilus assembly protein N-terminal domain-containing protein has translation MAAGISHSARAHRGVCGTLVAALAAAAVWGAPPDVDRARAAGPALGGVVIEPDGEGARIRIAVGAPVRYAVSTSPGRVLIALEGVAVEPASYRLAVGPVVGIFVRPIGGAGSRSEIEIATRIAMHATARLVDGRVLVVVVAPPTRLPVPDTPSAHPGSSRTTTRGAATPPPVGSGAPQAMTLQEGSGRLLSIAGLVRVAVADPRVLSVVPVTDRELLVTARAAGRTTMYVWDGAGRVSVYAVEVASAPDRLAALRHLLSTMFPGAALVVTEIPSGGAATNGPAAPPAGTSGGVPAPGSAAGPRAGLDVAVPPSQPTLVAVPGGTGASTPRPGAPVARQPSSATSSGVVLSGSVETQMDRQRIEEIARAFVPLVVNLLNVRRPVQIKLQVEVVELDRSAARALGVTWGGGQAAPGAAPSLNGGVYNLQLTTNPGAGAAGLDLLIAQLQGLVQDGRARLLAEPSLMVMAGTPASMLLGGQVPIPIAGPNGSVTVEYKDFGVILTARPDYQDDGRVFMQVAPEVSTLDFTDAIKVNGFTIPALRVRRAQTAVSMLPNQTLVLGGLLQRQDSESVQKIPVLGDLPVIGALFRSTQFQHDETELVIFVTPMLVDPSDVPAPRP, from the coding sequence ATGGCGGCAGGAATTTCTCACAGCGCGCGCGCTCATCGGGGTGTGTGCGGAACGCTGGTGGCGGCGCTGGCCGCCGCAGCGGTTTGGGGCGCGCCGCCCGACGTGGATCGGGCGCGCGCGGCCGGGCCCGCGCTTGGCGGCGTGGTGATCGAGCCTGACGGCGAGGGCGCCCGCATTCGGATTGCCGTCGGCGCCCCGGTGCGCTATGCGGTCTCCACGAGCCCCGGCCGTGTGCTGATCGCGCTCGAGGGCGTGGCCGTGGAACCGGCGTCGTACCGGTTGGCGGTGGGACCGGTGGTTGGGATCTTCGTGCGTCCGATCGGCGGCGCCGGTTCGCGGTCGGAGATCGAGATCGCGACGCGCATCGCGATGCATGCGACGGCGAGGCTCGTGGACGGGCGCGTACTTGTGGTGGTCGTGGCACCCCCCACGCGGTTGCCCGTTCCCGACACGCCGTCGGCACACCCGGGAAGCTCGCGGACCACGACGCGCGGGGCCGCCACACCGCCCCCGGTCGGATCGGGCGCTCCGCAGGCGATGACGCTCCAGGAGGGTAGCGGGCGCCTGCTGTCCATTGCGGGACTGGTGCGCGTTGCGGTCGCGGACCCGCGGGTGCTCAGCGTCGTTCCCGTGACCGATCGCGAGTTGCTGGTCACGGCCCGCGCGGCCGGGCGCACGACGATGTACGTGTGGGACGGTGCGGGGCGGGTCTCGGTCTACGCTGTGGAGGTGGCCTCGGCACCGGACCGTCTGGCCGCGCTGCGGCACCTGCTTTCGACGATGTTCCCCGGCGCGGCCCTCGTTGTGACCGAGATCCCCTCGGGCGGCGCTGCGACGAACGGCCCGGCGGCGCCCCCTGCCGGTACATCGGGCGGAGTGCCCGCGCCCGGCAGCGCGGCGGGTCCCAGGGCCGGCCTCGACGTGGCGGTCCCTCCATCGCAACCCACGCTGGTGGCCGTGCCGGGGGGCACCGGCGCTTCGACGCCACGTCCCGGCGCCCCGGTTGCCCGTCAGCCTTCCTCTGCGACGTCCTCCGGTGTCGTGTTGAGCGGTTCCGTCGAGACCCAGATGGATCGTCAGCGGATCGAGGAGATCGCCCGGGCGTTCGTCCCGCTTGTGGTCAATCTGCTGAACGTCCGGCGGCCGGTGCAGATCAAGCTCCAGGTGGAGGTGGTTGAGCTCGACCGCAGCGCGGCGCGCGCCCTCGGGGTGACATGGGGCGGTGGCCAGGCCGCGCCGGGCGCCGCGCCGTCGCTGAACGGCGGCGTGTACAACCTGCAGCTGACGACGAATCCGGGAGCTGGGGCGGCCGGTCTGGATCTCCTGATCGCCCAGCTTCAGGGGCTGGTCCAGGACGGCCGCGCGAGGCTGCTCGCCGAGCCCAGCTTGATGGTGATGGCCGGGACCCCGGCGTCCATGCTGCTCGGCGGACAAGTCCCGATTCCGATCGCCGGCCCGAACGGGTCGGTTACCGTTGAGTACAAGGATTTCGGGGTCATTCTCACCGCGCGCCCCGACTATCAGGACGACGGTCGCGTATTCATGCAGGTTGCGCCCGAGGTGAGCACGCTTGACTTCACGGATGCCATCAAGGTCAACGGGTTTACGATCCCGGCGCTTCGCGTCCGGCGCGCGCAGACCGCCGTATCGATGCTCCCAAACCAGACGCTGGTGCTTGGCGGGCTCCTGCAGCGGCAGGACAGCGAATCGGTCCAAAAGATCCCCGTGCTCGGCGATCTGCCGGTGATCGGCGCGCTGTTCCGCTCCACGCAGTTCCAGCACGACGAGACCGAGCTCGTGATCTTCGTCACTCCGATGCTCGTCGACCCGAGCGACGTGCCGGCGCCCCGGCCGTGA
- a CDS encoding TadE family protein, translating to MRRDRAQDRGARGQALIELVLVLPILLAVASAVIDGGWAVHEAGMVAAAAQAAGRAVAIQEAGTGHCDGAPPASDQATASAAARGAAPRLDPAVMDVALEYLEPACAGRMRTIVVSVAYPITSLTPWFAPLLNGRRLTAEAAGTIEELPPPWWGQADEVAAQQTQIATLQAQVASLTSAYQAEAGQVQGQQSEIAALTAADQQAGAQAAYWSQTASYYYSLWQALLQQQPNGGGNGGDRN from the coding sequence ATGCGGCGGGATCGCGCACAGGATCGCGGCGCGCGCGGCCAGGCGCTCATCGAGCTCGTGCTTGTGCTGCCGATCCTGCTGGCGGTCGCGAGCGCGGTGATCGACGGGGGATGGGCGGTGCACGAAGCCGGTATGGTCGCGGCGGCCGCTCAGGCCGCCGGTCGTGCGGTCGCCATCCAGGAGGCGGGCACCGGCCACTGCGACGGCGCCCCGCCGGCGTCCGACCAGGCCACCGCGTCTGCCGCCGCCCGCGGAGCGGCGCCGCGTCTCGACCCGGCGGTGATGGACGTCGCGCTCGAGTATCTCGAACCGGCCTGCGCCGGGAGGATGCGCACCATCGTGGTGTCGGTGGCATATCCGATCACGTCGCTGACGCCCTGGTTCGCGCCCCTGCTCAACGGGCGGCGACTCACTGCGGAGGCAGCCGGCACGATCGAGGAACTGCCGCCGCCGTGGTGGGGGCAGGCGGACGAGGTCGCAGCGCAGCAAACGCAGATCGCGACCCTCCAGGCTCAGGTGGCGTCGCTCACCTCCGCCTACCAGGCAGAGGCCGGGCAGGTGCAGGGGCAGCAGTCCGAGATCGCCGCATTGACCGCCGCGGATCAGCAGGCCGGCGCCCAGGCCGCCTACTGGTCGCAGACTGCGAGTTACTACTACTCCCTGTGGCAGGCGCTTCTTCAGCAGCAACCAAACGGGGGTGGAAACGGTGGCGACCGGAACTAA
- a CDS encoding type II secretion system F family protein translates to MTALAVAAAVALIVCEVTARRGASVAACRLERHVARRPVRSRRAGGVLRRVDRRLVRIQIGALIEQRLREAGVPFSVSEALLAAAAGTAAAGGAAAAFGGPGACAAAFVLCPGITWLALGAARDRRCRRLDLQLPAALDLLVGQLRGHRSAAEGVAEIARRLPAPLRTECARVSEEIALGASLSEALARLRRRVPSPSLGAVVTAILVADRSGGNLAECLSRQSQAVREQLAFLQEVRAVTAHARGTATVLTLFPFGVAAAMMLLDPAAMDGLFASRAGRALLALAAALQLVGWYTIRAMIRGATR, encoded by the coding sequence GTGACCGCGCTCGCGGTCGCGGCGGCCGTGGCGTTGATCGTGTGCGAGGTGACGGCGCGGCGCGGGGCCTCCGTGGCGGCATGCCGGCTCGAGCGCCACGTCGCGCGCCGACCGGTCCGATCGCGCCGGGCAGGCGGCGTCCTGCGGCGGGTCGACCGTCGGCTCGTTCGGATCCAGATCGGGGCGCTCATTGAGCAGCGTCTGCGCGAAGCCGGGGTGCCGTTTTCGGTGTCGGAAGCGCTGCTCGCCGCGGCCGCCGGTACCGCGGCCGCGGGCGGAGCCGCCGCGGCGTTCGGCGGCCCCGGGGCCTGCGCCGCGGCGTTCGTGCTCTGTCCCGGCATCACGTGGCTCGCGCTCGGTGCGGCGCGCGACCGGCGATGTCGTCGCCTCGACCTGCAGCTCCCCGCCGCGCTGGATCTCCTGGTGGGCCAGTTGCGCGGCCACCGATCGGCGGCGGAGGGCGTCGCGGAGATCGCGCGGCGGCTGCCGGCTCCCCTGCGGACGGAATGCGCCAGGGTGTCGGAGGAGATCGCGCTCGGGGCTTCACTGTCCGAGGCGCTCGCGAGGCTGCGGCGACGCGTGCCCAGTCCGTCGCTCGGCGCGGTCGTCACGGCGATTCTCGTGGCCGACCGCAGCGGCGGGAACTTGGCCGAGTGCCTGTCCCGGCAGTCCCAGGCCGTGCGCGAGCAACTGGCGTTTCTTCAGGAAGTTCGCGCCGTCACCGCGCACGCACGGGGCACCGCGACCGTTCTGACGCTGTTTCCCTTCGGCGTGGCCGCCGCGATGATGCTGCTGGACCCCGCGGCGATGGACGGGCTCTTCGCCTCCCGCGCCGGCCGAGCTCTGCTGGCGCTGGCGGCGGCGCTGCAGCTCGTCGGCTGGTACACCATTCGGGCGATGATCCGGGGTGCGACGCGGTGA
- a CDS encoding CpaF family protein, producing MASPAERHARGGEIRAALHDRLLADVEKHALAGQDRAVVRGYLEETLAGYLRDYPLLGEAETARIVAELCDDIVGFGPLEPLLRDPHITDIMVNRYDLVYVQRHGIKTESPIRFRDEAHLCYIIARIADLAGRRVDATTPMVDARMPQGFRTHAALPPVAVSGPCLAIRLFPASPITLDMLIDAATLSAPMAGYLITAVRHRANLLFTGGTGAGKTSMMNACAASIPAAERVLTIEEAAELRLPVVNWIRWETRPANVEGKGEITQTHLLRNALRQNPDRIIVGEVRGGEALDMLQAMSTGHAGSMSTLHASSPVQALDRLEVLARWSSGLPGDIVRRLTSAAVEVIVHLERLPDGRRVVAEIAEVVGLGGDAVQTQTLFRFDRAQAAFAWMGIPSRLCERLRRAGVPVPGFSAAPPLARPGVP from the coding sequence ATGGCTAGTCCGGCGGAGCGCCATGCACGCGGCGGGGAGATTCGTGCGGCGCTGCACGACCGACTGCTCGCGGACGTGGAGAAGCACGCACTGGCCGGGCAGGACCGGGCGGTGGTGCGGGGCTACCTCGAGGAGACGCTCGCCGGCTACCTTCGGGACTATCCGCTCCTCGGGGAGGCCGAGACCGCACGGATCGTGGCCGAGCTCTGCGACGATATCGTCGGATTCGGGCCTCTGGAGCCGCTGCTGCGCGATCCGCACATCACGGATATCATGGTCAACCGGTACGACCTCGTCTACGTGCAGCGTCATGGAATCAAGACGGAGAGCCCGATCCGCTTCCGAGACGAGGCGCACCTGTGCTATATCATCGCCCGCATCGCGGACCTCGCGGGGCGCCGGGTTGATGCCACGACCCCGATGGTGGACGCCCGCATGCCGCAGGGGTTTCGGACCCACGCTGCGCTGCCGCCGGTTGCGGTGAGCGGGCCGTGTCTTGCGATCCGGTTGTTCCCGGCGTCGCCGATCACGCTGGACATGCTCATCGATGCGGCCACGTTGAGTGCGCCGATGGCCGGCTACCTCATCACCGCGGTGCGCCACCGCGCGAATCTGTTGTTCACGGGCGGCACCGGCGCGGGCAAGACGAGCATGATGAACGCGTGCGCGGCGTCGATTCCCGCCGCAGAACGGGTGCTGACGATCGAGGAGGCCGCCGAGCTCCGCCTGCCGGTTGTGAACTGGATTCGGTGGGAAACGCGCCCGGCCAACGTGGAGGGCAAGGGCGAGATCACGCAGACCCACCTGCTCCGCAACGCGCTCAGGCAAAACCCCGATCGGATCATCGTGGGCGAAGTGCGCGGCGGGGAAGCGCTCGACATGCTGCAGGCGATGAGCACCGGACACGCCGGGAGCATGAGCACGCTCCACGCGAGCAGCCCGGTGCAGGCTTTGGACCGCCTCGAGGTGCTGGCGCGATGGAGCTCCGGTCTCCCGGGCGACATCGTGCGCCGGTTGACCTCCGCGGCGGTCGAGGTGATCGTGCACCTGGAGCGCCTCCCGGACGGGCGGCGCGTCGTGGCCGAGATCGCCGAGGTGGTCGGGTTGGGCGGCGACGCCGTGCAGACGCAGACGCTCTTCCGCTTCGACCGCGCCCAGGCGGCGTTTGCGTGGATGGGGATCCCTTCGCGTCTCTGCGAGCGGCTCCGGCGCGCCGGCGTTCCGGTGCCGGGATTCTCCGCGGCTCCACCGCTCGCGCGGCCGGGCGTCCCGTGA
- a CDS encoding type II secretion system F family protein, which translates to MTGWWDVWGLGALDALLWAAARGEEPSSPALRRLRRYLSDRRPTERRAPSLWRRVGQPAGTRAVLALRRLTSQARRRRAADYLARAALEWAPETLVALALASGAALALAAPAIVHLSGAPGPDWAWGAFGWGIGYLQPGLWVRRRGAFRIREFERELPGALDMLVIGLRAGLSLPAAVAEYAGSGRGVATTAFHAYLTDLALGRTPEEGMAEMVRRYPGDALAVVAATLAQSVRLGSPLADALEAQASHLRRLMLRRAEESARGLAVRLVVPLVVCVFPQVFIVGLGPVALKLLGPGGVLH; encoded by the coding sequence GTGACCGGCTGGTGGGACGTCTGGGGCCTTGGGGCCCTGGATGCGCTGCTCTGGGCGGCGGCCCGCGGGGAGGAGCCGTCCTCGCCAGCCCTCCGGCGTCTGCGACGCTACCTGTCTGACAGGCGGCCGACGGAGCGTCGCGCTCCGTCCCTGTGGCGCAGGGTTGGACAGCCCGCCGGCACACGAGCCGTCCTGGCGCTTCGGCGTTTGACCTCTCAGGCGCGCCGGCGGCGCGCGGCGGACTATTTGGCGCGGGCCGCGCTCGAATGGGCGCCGGAGACCCTCGTCGCGCTCGCGCTGGCCTCGGGGGCGGCCCTGGCGCTCGCCGCGCCGGCGATCGTCCACCTGAGCGGCGCGCCGGGTCCAGATTGGGCGTGGGGCGCGTTCGGGTGGGGGATCGGCTATCTTCAACCCGGCCTGTGGGTGCGGCGGCGAGGCGCCTTCCGGATCCGCGAGTTCGAGCGCGAGCTGCCGGGCGCGCTGGATATGCTGGTCATCGGGCTGCGCGCGGGCCTGAGCCTGCCGGCCGCGGTCGCCGAGTACGCGGGGAGCGGACGGGGCGTTGCGACTACGGCGTTCCACGCGTACCTCACCGACCTGGCGCTGGGCCGAACGCCGGAGGAGGGGATGGCCGAGATGGTGCGGCGCTATCCCGGCGACGCGCTCGCGGTGGTGGCGGCGACCCTGGCGCAGAGCGTGCGTCTGGGCTCTCCGCTCGCCGACGCCCTGGAGGCGCAGGCGTCGCACCTGCGGCGGCTGATGCTCCGGCGGGCGGAAGAATCGGCGCGCGGTCTCGCCGTGAGGCTCGTGGTCCCGCTCGTGGTCTGCGTGTTCCCCCAGGTGTTCATCGTCGGACTCGGACCGGTCGCGCTCAAGCTGCTCGGCCCCGGCGGGGTTCTCCACTGA